One Actinomycetospora corticicola genomic window, CAGGCCGAGCGGGCGCCGGTCAGGGTGCGCAGCTGCGTGACCACCCGGCCGAGCAGCGAGCCCGACCCGCCGTCGGGAACGGGGGCGCCGCCGGGCGATCCCGACGTCGGGCCGGGTGCCTCGAGCCGTCGTGCCGGCGCCGTCACCGTCATGCGTCCTCCTCGACCCCGCCCCCGCGAGAAGATGCATACAAGATGCATCAATGCGGGCGAGAGTAGGGTCACACGGGCTCGCGGGCAAGGTGCCCGGCGGAGCGGGGCGAACGGGAGCCGGAGACGGTGGACGGGACGCGTGTGGTGGTCTCCGCCAAGGAGCGCGCCTATCGGCACACGAAGGCGGCGATCCTCGACGGCCGCCTCCCCGGGGGCGACCTGATCAGCGAGGGTCAGGTGGCCGAGGTGCTCGCGATGAGCCGCACGCCCGTGCGCGAGGCGTTCCTGCGCCTCGAGGCGGAGGGCCTGCTGCGTCTGTTCCCCAAGCGCGGGGCGCTCGTCGTCCCGGTCTCCCCGGCCGAGGTCGAGGCCGTGCTCGAGGCCCGCGAGCTGGTCGAGGGGCACGCGGTGACGAAGCTGTGCGCGACGACCGAGCCCGAGCGAGCGGCCGTCGTGGCGCGGTTGCGCGAGGTGCTCGCCGAGCAGCGGGCGGCGTTCGCGGCGGGGGACGAGCAGGCGTTCGCCGAGGGCGACCGCCGCTTCCACACCGTGCTCGTGGAGAGCGCCGGCAACCCGATCCTCTCCGAGCTCTACACCTCGCTGCGCGACCGTCAGCTGCGGATGAACCTCGGCTCCCTGCTCGGCCACGGACCCGCCCGCGCCGAGGAGATCCTCGGCCAGCACGAGGCGATCCTCGCCGCGCTCGGCCCCGACCGGTCCGTCGAGGCCCACGGCCGCCTCTCCGAGCACCTCGAGGCCACCCGCACGGCCGTGCTCGGTCGCTGACCCGACCCGCCGGCGGGAACCGGTCCGACCGGACCACCGCGGGACCGGCGTCCGGGCTACGGGAGATCCCCCAGGGACCGGGGGTGGGGACTCTCCCCGTGGCTCGGTGACCCTGCGCACTCCTAGCGTCGTGCCGTCGGGCACACCCGCCCACCCCGCCACGTGATCGGCCGAGCCTCCGTGGCGCTCCGTGCACCCCCGTGGAGGTACCCCATGCCGGGCCTGACCCTGGCCGACGCCCGTGCCGCGCTCGACGCCGGTCTCGCCGAGGCCGACGCGATCGGCCAGCCGATGAACGTGGCCGTGGTCGACGACGGCGGGCACCTGCTCGCGTTCGCCCGTCAGGACGGGGCGATCCGCGCCAGCATCGACATCGCGCAGCGCAAGGCGCGCACCTCGATCCTCATGGAGGCGCCCACCGCCGCGCTCATGCCGCTCGTCCAGCCCGGCGCCGAGCTCTACGGGCTCGAGCAGACCGCCGGCGGGATGGTCATCTTCGGCGGCGGGGTCCCGGTGTACCGCGACGGCGTGCTCGTCGGCGCCGTCGGGGTGAGCGCCGGGTCGGTCGACCAGGACGTGCAGGTCGCCGAGGCGGCGGTCAAGGCGGTGCCGGCATGACCCCCGCAGCCTCCCCGGGTCGAGCTCCGCTGCGCTCCGTCTCCCCCCTGCGCCGCGAGCTCGTCGGCGAGTTCGCCGGCACCTTCATCCTGATCATCTTCGGCACCGCGTCGGTGGCGCAGATGGTGGTCTCGTCGGGCGGCGCCGGGGACTGGGCGACGCTGACGTGGGGCTGGGTCGCCGGCCTGATCATGGGCATCTACGTCGCCGGCCGGCTCGGGGCGGGCCACCTGAACCCGGCCGTCTCGGTCGCGATGGCGGTCTACCGGAAGTTCCCCTGGCGCCACGTCCTGCCCTACACCGCCGCGCAGACCCTCGGCGCGTTCCTCGCCGCCCTCGTCACCCGCGGCGTGTACGGCTCGGGCATCGCGAAGGTCGACCCGGGCCACACCTCGGCGTCGCAGACGATCTTCTCGACGCTGCCGAACCACGGCGTGACGACGGCCTTCTTCGACCAGGTCGTCGGCACCGCGCTGCTGGTGTTCGTGCTGTTCGCCCTGCTCGCGACCCTGCAGGGCGCCGCCGGGCAGCTGCTGCCGTTCATGGTCGGCCTGCTGCTGCTCGGGATCGGGTTCGCCTGGGGCACCAACGCGGGCTACGCCATCAACCCGGCCCGCGACTTCGGTCCGCGCCTGGCGTCGTGGGTCACCGGCTACGACACGGCCTGGGTGACGCCGGACGGCACGCCGTACTGGTGGCTCCCGATCGTCGCGCCGGTGATCGGCGCCGTGCTTGGGGGCGGGCTCTACGTCCTGCTCATCGAGCGCCTCGAGGTCCCCGCGACGGCGGACACCCCGGCCCCCGCACCCACCCCGGAGTCGGCCGAGGCCGGCGCCAACGCCGATCCGCGCCACCCCGCCGACGTCGTCGTCCCCGACCGGGACGCCACCCGCAAGGAGGCCACCCGATGACCACCGACACGACCGAACTGACCCCGGCCGACTATCCGCTCTCGATCAACCGGCCCGAGCTGCTGCGCACCCCCACCGGCAAGGCGCTCGCCGACATCACGATGGACGCCGTCGTCTCCGGCGAGGTCACCGCCGAGGACCTGCGGGTCACGCCCGAGACGTTGGTGCTGCAGGGCCGCATCGCCGAGTCGGCGGGGCGCCGTCAGCTGGGCGAGAACTGCCGTCGCGCGGCGGAGATGACCGCCATCCCCGACGCCGAGGTGCTCGCGATGTACAACGCGCTGCGCCCCAACGCCTCCAGCGCCGCGCAGCTGGAGGAGATCGCCGCGCGCCTGGAGGGCACCTACTCCGCGACCACCTGTGCCGCGCTCGTCCGCGAGGCCGCCGAGGTCTACGCGGCCCGCAACCTGCTCGCCGAGGAGTCCTGATGACCGCCGTGGAACCGCGCCCGCAGACCTCCGAGGTCCGCGCCTCCAAGCGCACCGAGATCCTCGAGAACCGTCCCGTGAACCTCGACGGCTTCGTCGAGGAGTGGCCCGAGAAGGGCCTCGTCGCGATGGAGTCGGACTTCGACCCGCAGCCGTCGATCCGGGTCGAGGACGGCCGGATCGTCGAGCTCGACGGGCGGACCCGCGATCAGTTCGACTTCATGGACACCTTCATCGCCGACCACGCGATCGACGTCGACACCTGCGAGCAGGCGATGGCGACCGAGTCGGTCGAGATCGCACGGATGCTCGTCGACCCCCGCACCAGCCGGGCCGACGTCGTCGCCCTGGGCCGGGGGCTCACCCCGGCGAAGATCCTCGACGTCGTCAAGCTGATGAACGTCGTCGAGATCATGATGGGGATGCAGAAGGTCCGGTCGCGGCGCACGCCGGCGAACCAGGCGCACTCGACGAGCGCGAAGGACAACCCGATCCAGGTCGCGGCCGACGCGGCGGAGGCCGCCGTCCGCGGGTTCGCCGAGCTGGAGACCACCCTCGGCGTCCTGCGCTACGCCCCGCTCGTGGCGATCGGCCTGCAGGTCGGGGGCCAGGTCGGGCGCGGCGGCGTGCTCACCCAGTGCGCCCTGGAGGAGGCCACCGAGCTCGACCTCGGCATGCGCGGCATCACCGCCTACGCCGAGACGATCTCGATCTACGGCACCGAGTCGGTGTTCGTCGACGGCGACGACACGCCCTGGTCGAAGGCCTTCCTGGCGTCGGCCTACGCCTCGCGCGGCATCAAGATGCGCTTCACCTCCGGCACCGGCTCGGAGGTGCAGATGGGCAACGCCGAGGGCCGCTCGATGCTGTTCCTCGAGATCCGCTGCATCCTCATGGCCAAGGGCGCGGGCGTGCAGGGCCTGCAGAACGGGTCGATCTCCTGCATCGGCGTCCCGGGGGCCGTCCCCGGCGGCATCCGGGCGGTCGCGGCGGAGAACCTCGTCGCGAGCTGGATGGACCTGGAGTGCGCCTCGGGCAACGACCAGTCGTTCTCGCACTCGGCGATGCGCCGCACGAGCCGGCTCGTCCCGCAGCTGTTCTCCGGCACCGACTTCGTGTGCTCCGGCTACTCCGGGGTGCCGAACAAGGACAACATGTTCGCGGGCTCCAACCTCGACACCGAGGACTACGACGACTGGAACACCATCCAGCGCGACATGCAGGTCGACGGCGGGCTGCGCCACGTCCGGGAGGACGTGATCCTCCAGATGCGCAACAAGGCCGCCCGCGCGCTGCAGGCGGTGTTCGCCGAGCTCGACCTCCCGGCGATCACCGACGAGGAGGTGGAGGCGGCCACCTACGCCGACTCCAGTGACGACTACCCCGACCGCGACGTGCTCGCCGACCTCGAGGGCGCCCGCAGCGTCATGGAGCGGGGCGTCACCGGGCTCGACCTGGTCAAGGTGCTCGAGCGCAGCGGCTTCGGCGACGTCGCCGAGAACTACCTGCAGGTGCTGCGCCAGCGCGTGTCCGGCGACCTGCTGCAGACCGCGGCCATCTTCACCGGCGACTTCGTCCCGCTGGCCGCGATCAACGACGCCAACGACTACGCCGGTCCCGGCACCGGTTACCGCCTGAGCGGCGAACGGTGGGAGGAGCTCAAGAAGCTCCGCCACGTCACCTCCGCCGAGAACCCCGAGGAGGAGGTCGTATGACGACCGCGACCGGCATCCGCACGCTGACCCTGCGCGAGATCGGGCCCGCCGAGCGCGGCACCCGGCCCGAGGAGGTCGTCATCGCGCTGTCCCCCGCGTTCGGGGACCCGTTCACCAAGACGATCGTCGACGTCCCGCACGCCGAGGTGATCCGCCAGCTCCTCGCGGGCATCGAGGAGCAGGGCGGGGTCGCCCGGACGATCAAGGTCTACCGGACCGCCGACCTGGCCGCGATCGCGCACTTCGGGGCGAAGCTCTCCGGCTCCGGGATCGCCGTCGGCATCCTCGCCCGGGGCACCACGGTGGTGCACCAGCGCGACCTCGCCCGGCTGTCGAACCTGGAGCTCTTCCCGCAGGCCCCGCTGCTCGACGCCGAGGTCTTCCGCATGATCGGGGCCAACGCCGCGCAGTACGCCCAGAGCCGCTCGCCGCGTCCGGTGCCGACCCGCAACGACCAGATGGCCCGCCCCCGGTGGCAGGCCAAGGCCGCGCTGCTGCACCTCAAGGAGTTCGAGTGCATCGACCACGCGCGGGCGGCGGTGGAGGTCGAGCCCGTCATCACGCGGGTCGACTAGTGGCCGGACCGGCGCTGGTGGTCGGGGTCGACGTCGGCAACTCCACCACCGAGGCCTGTGCCGCGGAGGTGGGTGACGGTGGCGGGCCCGACCGGCTCGCCTCCTCGCTCACCCCGACGACGGGGGTCAAGGGCACCCCGGCCAACGCGGCCGGGGTCGTGACGGCCGTCCGGCGTGCCCTCGAGGCCGCCGGGCGGTCGGCGACGACCGCGGTGGACACGGTGCTGCTCAACGAGGCCACCCCCGTGATCAGCGGGCTGGCCATGGAGACCATCTCCGAGACGATCATCACCGAGTCCACGATGATCGGGCACAACCCCGAGACCCCCGGCGGCGAGGGGCTCGGGGTCGGGACGACGGTGGCGCTGGCCGAGCTCGGCGACGTCACCGACCGGGACGGACCCGTCGTCGTGGTGGTCGGCGCCGGCGCGGACTTCGACGACGTGGCACATGCGCTGAACCGGGCCGTCGAGCAGGGCGTCGACGTCGTCGCGGCGGTGCTGCACGGCGACGACGCGGTGCTCGTGGCGAACCGGCTGGCCCGTCCGGTGCCGGTCGTCGACGAGGTCGCGGCGGTCGACCGGGTGCCGCTCGGGATGCTCGCCGCGGTCGAGGTCGCACCGCCCGGCCGGACGATCCGCACGCTCTCGGACTCCTACGGCCTGGCGTCGACGTTCTCCCTCGACGCCGAGCAGACCCGCCAGGTCTCCCCGGTGGCGCGGGCGCTCGCGGGCACGCGCTCCGCCGTCGTCGTCCGGACCCCGGAGGGCGACGTGACCGACCGGCGCATCCCCGTCGGCACCCTCACCGTCTCCGGGTCGACCCGCTCGATCGACGTCGGCGTCGACGAGGGCGCCGAGGCGATCATGGCGGCGATCGGCCGGGTGGCCCCGCTGCAGGACGTGGCGGGGGAGCCGGGCACGCACGTCGGCGGGATGCTCGCCGCCGTCCGCGACACGATGGTCGACGTGACCGGGCAGCCCGCCGCCGAGATCCGGATCCGGGACGTGCTCGCGGTGGACACGATGGTCCCGGTGACGGTGCAGGGCGGGCTCGCCGGGGAGGTCTCGCGGGAGAACGCGGTGGCCCTCGCGGCGATGGTGCGCACCTCGCGCAGCCGGATGCAGGCGGTGGCCGACGAGGTGGCCGAGGCGTTGGGCTGCGACGTGCGGATCGGCGGGGTGGAGGGCGAGGTCGCGGTCCGCGGCGCGTTGACCACCCCGGGTTCCGCGGTACCCATCGCGATCGTCGACATGGGGGGCGGGTCCACCGACGCGGCCCTGCTCGACCGGGACGGGCAGACGTGGGCGGTCCACGTCGCCGGCGCGGGGGAGCTGGTGACGAAGCTGATCGACTCCGAGCTGGGCCTCGACGACCGCGAGGCGGCGGAGTCGGTCAAGCGGCACCCGCTGGCGAAGGTGGAGAGCTTCTTCCACGTGCGCCACGAGGACGGCTCGGTGCAGTTCTTCGACGAGGCGCTGCCGCCCTACGTGTTCGGCCGCGTGGTGACGGTGACGCCCGAGGGCCTGGTCCCGGTGCCGGTGCGGCGCCCGGTGGAGGCGGTGCGCACGGTGCGCCGGGAGGCCAAGCGGCGGGTCTTCGTGGTCAACGCGCTGCGGGCGCTCACCCAGGTCGCCCCGCAGGGCTCGCTGCGGCTGCTCGGCTCGGTGGTGCTGCTCGGCGGGTCGGCGCTGGACTTCGAGATCCCGGCGATGGTCGCCGACGCGCTCGCCCCGCACGGGGTGGTGTGCGGCATCGGCAACGTGCACGGCACCGAGGGGCCGCGCAACGCGGTGGCCGCGGGGCTCGTCGACGCCCACGTCGCGGCGCTGGTGGCGCCGTGACCGACGCGGCGGAGGGGCCGCCGACGGTGGTGGTCGCGGCACACCCCGACGCACCGCCCGGGGTGCTGCGCGAGGTCCGCGCCGGCGCGGAGGAGCAGGGCGTGCCCACGGGCCTCTTTCCGGACGACGGGGCGTCCCCCGACGCTGCAGCCCGGCGCGGCGCGGTGGAGTCCCGCCTGCAGGTCGGGGTGGGCATCGCGGCGGACGGGACGGTCGTGGTCCGGCACGCGCTGGTGCCGGCCGCGGTCGTCGTGCTGCCCGCCGACGCGTCGGCCGGGGACCGGCGGCAGGCCGGTGCGGACGCGGCGCGGATCGTCGGGGGAGGTGCGCTGCACGCTGGTGAGCAGAAAGGGTCGCTATGACGACACTTTCTGCTCCCGGGCGCGAAGCGCACCCTCGAGCGCCGGCTCCACCAGCGCCCGGAGCGCGTCGCAGCCGGTCTCCACACCGCGGCGCAGCCGGTCGGGGTCGGTCTCCAGCGGGTTGATCGTGTCGGCGCCCTCGGGCGGGCGGACCTCGAGCAGGTGGGGCGGCTCGCTCCCGGCGTCGAGGCTGGCTGCCGCCAGTCGCTCGTCGTCGGCGCGGCGGGTCTCCAGCCGATTGCCGAGCACGTGCACCAGGCCCGGGACCTTCGTCTGCCCGAGCCGGGTCACGAGCGCCTTCTCCAGGCGCGTCGCGTCGATCGCCTCCTGGTCGGCGCGCCGCGTGCGCAGCATGAGCACGTGCGTGGCGCCCTGGTCCAGTGCGGTGTGGAAGGGCAGCGGCTCCGCGACGGCGGCGTCGACCAGGCGGCGGCCGTGGATCTCGATCGGGAACCCGGCGAGCAGCGGGACGTTCGCGGACGCCCGCAGCGCGAGCTTGAGCGAGGCCGGGTCGGAGATCGTGCCGTGCAGGTCGAGCGCCTCGCCGGTGTCGACGTCGGTCGCCACCGGGTGCAGCGGGACCTCGGCGTCGACGATCGCCTGCCAGTCGACCGGGACGATCTCCTCGCCGACGGTCTCGACGAGGTACTCCACGTCGACCACGGGCCGCCCGCGCAGGCCGCGCACCGGCCTGGTCACCCGCTCCATCAGCCCGGGCTCCCACCAGCCCGCGCAGCACTTCTCGGTCTGGCCGCCGACGAGCCAGCTCCCGGCGAGGGCACCGGCGGAAGCGCCGTACACCGCGTCGAAGCAGCGGGCCAGGCCCAGCCGTTCCAGCCCCAGCACCATGCCCGAGGAGTAGGTCGCCCGGCTCCCACCGCCCTCGATCGCGAGCGCGACGCGGTGACCGTCGGTCCGGTCGCCCGGTCCCGTGCCCTCCGCGAGACGGCTGGCGAGGACCTCGAGGACAGCATGACGCCGGGGCACACGCTCATCCTCACGGCTGCACGTCCGTTCGGCGAGACGGACGTTCGACTCCTACGCACGGCGCAGCGACGATCACCGTGCGTCACACCGTCCGCACCGGCGGGCGACGTCCCCCGACCCGACGGGGCGTGCCGACCGACCCTGCGTCGACGAATCGTGCGACACGTTTACCAACGGGGTGGAACCTGCTCCGGCGAGGTGTTCGCGAACGCATTCCCGAGCACTCCCGCGGTGACCGACCACGACGATTCATCAGGGAGTCGAGCACCGATGACGATCACGCCGGACATGGTGAAGGACCTGCGGGGCACCGAGGTCTACGACCGCGAGGACGAGAAGATCGGGAAGGTCGGCGAGGTCTTCGTCGACAATTCCACGGGCGAGCCGAAGTGGGTCACGGTCAACACGGGCCTGTTCGGCACCAAGGAGACCTTCGTTCCGCTCGACGGCGCGAAGCAGGGCCGTGACGGTCTGCACGTGGCACCGGCGAAGCAGACGATCAAGAACGCGCCGCGCTCGGACGACGGCTCCGGCGAGCTCTCCGAGACCGGCGAGCAGGAGCTCTACTCGCACTACGGCCTCACCGCGCCCACCGCCGGCCGCGCCGGCACCGATCGTCGCGACGCCCGCCGTGGCGACGGCGACCGTGCAGGTCACGACCGGTCCGGCGAGAGCATGACGCTCTCCGAGGAGCGGCTGAACGTCGGCAAGGAGACGGTCGAGACCGGTCAGGTCCGCCTGCGCAAGTACGTCGTCACCGAGAACCAGACCGTCGAGGTCCCGGTCAGCCACGAGGAGGTCCGCCTCGAGCGCGAGCCCGTCCGGGACGGTCGCCCCGGGGGGTCGATCGGTGAGGACGAGCAGTCGGTGACGCTGCACGCCGAGCGTGCGGTCGTGGGCAAGGAGGCCCACGCGGTGGAGAACGTGCGTCTCGCCAAGGAGACCGTGACGGAGAACGAGTCGTTCTCCGACGAGGTCCGCAAGGAGCGCCTCGACGTGCAGGACGAGAACGGCGTCATGGCCGACGAGAAGCGTCGTCACTGAGAATGCGGAGGTCGACGATTCCGGTGACGTGACGGGTCTCCGTCACCGGCAGTTCCGCGGGAATGCGTCGGAGGATTCCCGGGGACGTCACCGTCGCGCACGGCGGGAGGCCCGGGCCGCATCGGTCCGGGCCTCTCCGTGTGTTCAGCGGGCGCGGCGCTCCAGCGTCACCCGGTCGATCTCGACGCCGGTGTCGGTGATCGTGCGCAGCGTCATCGTCGTGACCTGCCCGGGGCCCGGCGGCGGGACCACGTCCACCGTCACGTACGCGTAGTCGAGGTAGCGCGCCTGCGACCAGTCCACGGCGTCCGGGACCTTCGCCGACGCGCCGACCGCCTGATAGCTCACCACGTTCACGTCGCCCTGCGGCGCCGGGTTGCCGCGGTAGCGGTCCACCTCGCCGGGCTGCCAGGAGTAGCGGGGCCGGCCTCCGGACCCGACGCAGACGTAGGTGGTGCCGTCGGTCTCGGGCCGCGCCGTCCCGCCGTCGGGGACCTGCGTGGTGGAGCGACCGGCGCGGATCGGGTTCGACCGCTCGTACTGGTGGTTGTGCCCCTGCAGCGCGAGGTCGACCGAGAACTCGTCGAACAGCGGCGCGACCGCCGCCCGCACCCCGGCGTCGGAGGCGTGCGTGGAGGACGTGGCGTACGCGCAGTGGTGGAAGAACGCGACGACGAAGTCGATCCCCGAGCCCGCCGCGCGCCATTGGAGCAGCGTCTGCCGCAGCCAGGCGACCTGGCTACCCCCGGAGTAGCCCGCGTTCGTCGGGATCTCCATCGACAGGTCGTTGGCGTCGACGCTGATCACCCCGACGTTGCCGTAGCGCATCGAGTAGACGCTCGGGCACGCGCTCGGCCCCGTCCTCGGCAGGTCCAGCCGGGCGGCGTGGCCGCCGTAGCCGTGCAGCGCCCCGCGCGCGGTGTTGTCGTCGTAGAGCGCCTCCATGTCGTGGTTGCCGGTGGCGAACATCCACGGCGTGGAGGCGGCGCTGCGCTCGATCAGTCCGAAGTAGGTGGTCCACACCGTCGGGTCGAACGAGTCGAACCCGCTCGGCGACTTCGACGTCCCGGTGCTCTTCAC contains:
- a CDS encoding patatin-like phospholipase family protein yields the protein MPRRHAVLEVLASRLAEGTGPGDRTDGHRVALAIEGGGSRATYSSGMVLGLERLGLARCFDAVYGASAGALAGSWLVGGQTEKCCAGWWEPGLMERVTRPVRGLRGRPVVDVEYLVETVGEEIVPVDWQAIVDAEVPLHPVATDVDTGEALDLHGTISDPASLKLALRASANVPLLAGFPIEIHGRRLVDAAVAEPLPFHTALDQGATHVLMLRTRRADQEAIDATRLEKALVTRLGQTKVPGLVHVLGNRLETRRADDERLAAASLDAGSEPPHLLEVRPPEGADTINPLETDPDRLRRGVETGCDALRALVEPALEGALRAREQKVSS
- a CDS encoding propanediol/glycerol family dehydratase large subunit; the encoded protein is MTAVEPRPQTSEVRASKRTEILENRPVNLDGFVEEWPEKGLVAMESDFDPQPSIRVEDGRIVELDGRTRDQFDFMDTFIADHAIDVDTCEQAMATESVEIARMLVDPRTSRADVVALGRGLTPAKILDVVKLMNVVEIMMGMQKVRSRRTPANQAHSTSAKDNPIQVAADAAEAAVRGFAELETTLGVLRYAPLVAIGLQVGGQVGRGGVLTQCALEEATELDLGMRGITAYAETISIYGTESVFVDGDDTPWSKAFLASAYASRGIKMRFTSGTGSEVQMGNAEGRSMLFLEIRCILMAKGAGVQGLQNGSISCIGVPGAVPGGIRAVAAENLVASWMDLECASGNDQSFSHSAMRRTSRLVPQLFSGTDFVCSGYSGVPNKDNMFAGSNLDTEDYDDWNTIQRDMQVDGGLRHVREDVILQMRNKAARALQAVFAELDLPAITDEEVEAATYADSSDDYPDRDVLADLEGARSVMERGVTGLDLVKVLERSGFGDVAENYLQVLRQRVSGDLLQTAAIFTGDFVPLAAINDANDYAGPGTGYRLSGERWEELKKLRHVTSAENPEEEVV
- a CDS encoding propanediol/glycerol family dehydratase medium subunit, with amino-acid sequence MTTATGIRTLTLREIGPAERGTRPEEVVIALSPAFGDPFTKTIVDVPHAEVIRQLLAGIEEQGGVARTIKVYRTADLAAIAHFGAKLSGSGIAVGILARGTTVVHQRDLARLSNLELFPQAPLLDAEVFRMIGANAAQYAQSRSPRPVPTRNDQMARPRWQAKAALLHLKEFECIDHARAAVEVEPVITRVD
- a CDS encoding DUF2382 domain-containing protein; this encodes MTITPDMVKDLRGTEVYDREDEKIGKVGEVFVDNSTGEPKWVTVNTGLFGTKETFVPLDGAKQGRDGLHVAPAKQTIKNAPRSDDGSGELSETGEQELYSHYGLTAPTAGRAGTDRRDARRGDGDRAGHDRSGESMTLSEERLNVGKETVETGQVRLRKYVVTENQTVEVPVSHEEVRLEREPVRDGRPGGSIGEDEQSVTLHAERAVVGKEAHAVENVRLAKETVTENESFSDEVRKERLDVQDENGVMADEKRRH
- a CDS encoding GlcG/HbpS family heme-binding protein codes for the protein MPGLTLADARAALDAGLAEADAIGQPMNVAVVDDGGHLLAFARQDGAIRASIDIAQRKARTSILMEAPTAALMPLVQPGAELYGLEQTAGGMVIFGGGVPVYRDGVLVGAVGVSAGSVDQDVQVAEAAVKAVPA
- a CDS encoding metallophosphoesterase, producing MTRTPRGEAPDVGVPAHLAEHMTVAEQHDWIAGFLRRHPVSRRSALRRGSGVVAAMGLASAPWTLAACASAASAPVSVVGRHLSFGDDPLRSMAMAGELTAPPQGRVVVDLGQNGSFGATLPVEVRRLVSQVPQADGSIRASDQYFVHALATGLQPGQGYDYRFRLADGTTTDTATFHTAPRQPTSPWSFTAFADQGVDMVPPSGLSGFTNAYYKPDDTRRTMTPSTSMVDRIAATRPAFHLLAGDICYADPSGEGEPVKSTGTSKSPSGFDSFDPTVWTTYFGLIERSAASTPWMFATGNHDMEALYDDNTARGALHGYGGHAARLDLPRTGPSACPSVYSMRYGNVGVISVDANDLSMEIPTNAGYSGGSQVAWLRQTLLQWRAAGSGIDFVVAFFHHCAYATSSTHASDAGVRAAVAPLFDEFSVDLALQGHNHQYERSNPIRAGRSTTQVPDGGTARPETDGTTYVCVGSGGRPRYSWQPGEVDRYRGNPAPQGDVNVVSYQAVGASAKVPDAVDWSQARYLDYAYVTVDVVPPPGPGQVTTMTLRTITDTGVEIDRVTLERRAR
- a CDS encoding FCD domain-containing protein yields the protein MDGTRVVVSAKERAYRHTKAAILDGRLPGGDLISEGQVAEVLAMSRTPVREAFLRLEAEGLLRLFPKRGALVVPVSPAEVEAVLEARELVEGHAVTKLCATTEPERAAVVARLREVLAEQRAAFAAGDEQAFAEGDRRFHTVLVESAGNPILSELYTSLRDRQLRMNLGSLLGHGPARAEEILGQHEAILAALGPDRSVEAHGRLSEHLEATRTAVLGR
- a CDS encoding diol dehydratase reactivase subunit alpha, with amino-acid sequence MAGPALVVGVDVGNSTTEACAAEVGDGGGPDRLASSLTPTTGVKGTPANAAGVVTAVRRALEAAGRSATTAVDTVLLNEATPVISGLAMETISETIITESTMIGHNPETPGGEGLGVGTTVALAELGDVTDRDGPVVVVVGAGADFDDVAHALNRAVEQGVDVVAAVLHGDDAVLVANRLARPVPVVDEVAAVDRVPLGMLAAVEVAPPGRTIRTLSDSYGLASTFSLDAEQTRQVSPVARALAGTRSAVVVRTPEGDVTDRRIPVGTLTVSGSTRSIDVGVDEGAEAIMAAIGRVAPLQDVAGEPGTHVGGMLAAVRDTMVDVTGQPAAEIRIRDVLAVDTMVPVTVQGGLAGEVSRENAVALAAMVRTSRSRMQAVADEVAEALGCDVRIGGVEGEVAVRGALTTPGSAVPIAIVDMGGGSTDAALLDRDGQTWAVHVAGAGELVTKLIDSELGLDDREAAESVKRHPLAKVESFFHVRHEDGSVQFFDEALPPYVFGRVVTVTPEGLVPVPVRRPVEAVRTVRREAKRRVFVVNALRALTQVAPQGSLRLLGSVVLLGGSALDFEIPAMVADALAPHGVVCGIGNVHGTEGPRNAVAAGLVDAHVAALVAP
- a CDS encoding MIP/aquaporin family protein translates to MTPAASPGRAPLRSVSPLRRELVGEFAGTFILIIFGTASVAQMVVSSGGAGDWATLTWGWVAGLIMGIYVAGRLGAGHLNPAVSVAMAVYRKFPWRHVLPYTAAQTLGAFLAALVTRGVYGSGIAKVDPGHTSASQTIFSTLPNHGVTTAFFDQVVGTALLVFVLFALLATLQGAAGQLLPFMVGLLLLGIGFAWGTNAGYAINPARDFGPRLASWVTGYDTAWVTPDGTPYWWLPIVAPVIGAVLGGGLYVLLIERLEVPATADTPAPAPTPESAEAGANADPRHPADVVVPDRDATRKEATR
- a CDS encoding glycerol dehydratase reactivase beta/small subunit family protein, coding for MTDAAEGPPTVVVAAHPDAPPGVLREVRAGAEEQGVPTGLFPDDGASPDAAARRGAVESRLQVGVGIAADGTVVVRHALVPAAVVVLPADASAGDRRQAGADAARIVGGGALHAGEQKGSL
- a CDS encoding diol dehydratase small subunit; the encoded protein is MTTDTTELTPADYPLSINRPELLRTPTGKALADITMDAVVSGEVTAEDLRVTPETLVLQGRIAESAGRRQLGENCRRAAEMTAIPDAEVLAMYNALRPNASSAAQLEEIAARLEGTYSATTCAALVREAAEVYAARNLLAEES